A region from the Myxococcaceae bacterium JPH2 genome encodes:
- a CDS encoding glycosyltransferase gives MTEYLKALPDRFTVVVLSAKTPDHSHIEKYQGARLLRVPVGSGDLASRIQAFERAVRRQLESEDYALAHFTDPFGGYALCELKGDYGYRLIYEAQTFPSQELRFTHPQLESDRRFLSKVRRQELFCLMNADLVITGSQTTRSFIQGLGAAEEQVRVVRAPVDLTPYAPSVVGLPDGKPLRMMYLGSQVGWQGLPLLLRATALASQQEPVRLTLVGAQHPDWKPHLEDLVRELGLQDTVEFQPPVAHDDLAKVLALADVGVLPLDDSERNRMQGGPLAKVSEYMAAGRPVIAADLPVTRELIPSSAAAFFAPGDVRAMADRIVELARDVPRRLALGRAARAHAESALEAGRIRGKLLDLYDGLLEKRGPRPVGDSSEALPDVTMTGTPTNRLALLGVSEPSVEASAPSTASQRNQSPDAVQDAREGAPIVVGQVVEERLDRRLVKTEPDARPAEPPVVMGLPLREEPSDEAATTVSPIPTAPDKTPRDATPLLDEPTAPKSSPARTTSAVDVAISARTTSKVEVPTTTQPASSEDTAGPPQSTTAVAQDDNSPIATSGRGDVDDGDKANAEERSSAAVASAEPSASSVRSLPDTVGAQPEEDASRAIAPTQASDAVSELKPDDASASLRTTPEGESEQRNDASASLRDSGDEGAQYKDDASGIRGNLDIASPQPGDEAAPTASTGKSPSTSEDAQRAQAAASPGVSAQRDDSADRIQGEDGAQASEPTARQTLGHADAQRQDEAASNAANQRGTLSAAVSPGEDEAPSPTPIVRRPLGLDDPPSERAGLSPRSGNHRSRSTAGAHRDDDSPSPTPIIRRPLGLDDPPSEHEGSSLANGHRRTRADGSRREDDTPSPTPIVRRPLGLEDSQRERDTSQATSSKRRGTSTDDAQGEEDSPSPTPIVRRPPGLEASQRKDDAATRPEREEETPRRTASSGRVEREEDALTVRRPTPPELAARNEEDSAAALNARKSAPIERDEEPPAPTPIVRRPVLVDREAESPTPTPIVRRPAALERGEEPPSRKLSPSDRDESAPPSPVRRPTPPERPAEPPPSRTSTAWVEDHELPAPTPIVPMRSVVPSRVQTKTELPRTTSTGAFPALPPRSPDPARSPETERPAPPRLNTVSDTDRPPIRGGLPASDTPRTASTRIPVLFESGKAPAPIRGGSVSDTDRPPPLPPRATAPPPVPPRQPPPRLSPVDLPSRPAAPPVLKASLRTYTPADDEPEEISSSDAQPLEDEEIHEIAPESARGRGDEPEEISADEVLEADASHEDAELDDEGPSPEPPPSALNAWFAQLAHGYCPPEGTRFARHTPPTTFPGRDDGPQTPQGASDPGPEGPVRGRNS, from the coding sequence TTGACGGAGTATCTCAAGGCATTGCCCGACCGCTTCACCGTGGTCGTGCTCTCCGCCAAGACGCCAGACCACTCCCACATCGAGAAGTACCAGGGCGCGCGTCTGCTGCGCGTGCCCGTGGGCTCGGGAGACCTCGCGTCGCGGATCCAAGCCTTCGAGCGCGCGGTGCGCCGCCAATTGGAGAGCGAGGACTACGCGCTCGCGCACTTCACGGATCCCTTCGGCGGCTATGCGCTGTGCGAGCTGAAGGGCGACTACGGCTATCGCCTCATCTACGAGGCGCAGACGTTCCCTTCACAGGAGCTGCGCTTCACCCATCCCCAGTTGGAGAGCGATCGGCGCTTCCTCTCCAAGGTGCGGCGTCAGGAGTTGTTCTGCCTGATGAACGCCGACCTCGTCATCACCGGCTCGCAGACGACTCGGAGCTTCATCCAGGGGCTCGGTGCGGCGGAGGAGCAAGTTCGGGTTGTCCGCGCGCCGGTGGACCTGACGCCGTATGCCCCGAGCGTGGTGGGACTGCCGGACGGCAAGCCGCTGCGCATGATGTACCTGGGGAGTCAGGTGGGCTGGCAGGGATTGCCCCTGTTGCTGCGCGCCACGGCGCTTGCTTCGCAGCAGGAGCCCGTGCGCCTCACGCTGGTGGGCGCCCAGCATCCGGATTGGAAGCCGCACCTGGAGGACCTGGTGCGGGAGCTGGGCCTGCAAGACACGGTAGAGTTCCAGCCTCCGGTCGCGCACGACGATCTGGCCAAGGTGCTCGCGCTGGCGGACGTGGGCGTGCTGCCGCTCGATGACTCCGAGCGCAACCGGATGCAGGGCGGGCCCCTCGCGAAGGTGTCCGAGTACATGGCCGCGGGTCGCCCGGTCATCGCCGCGGATCTGCCCGTCACGCGCGAACTCATCCCGTCGAGCGCGGCCGCGTTCTTCGCGCCAGGGGATGTCCGCGCGATGGCGGACCGGATTGTCGAGCTGGCGCGAGATGTTCCTCGGCGGTTGGCCTTGGGCCGCGCGGCGCGGGCACATGCGGAGAGCGCGCTGGAGGCGGGGCGCATCCGGGGCAAGCTCCTGGATCTCTACGACGGGCTGTTGGAGAAGCGCGGGCCGCGCCCGGTCGGCGACTCCAGTGAGGCACTTCCCGACGTCACGATGACGGGGACGCCCACCAACCGTCTGGCGCTGCTGGGAGTGTCGGAGCCCTCTGTCGAGGCGTCCGCGCCGAGCACCGCCTCGCAGCGGAATCAGAGTCCGGATGCGGTACAGGACGCGCGAGAGGGCGCGCCCATCGTGGTGGGTCAGGTGGTGGAGGAGCGCCTCGATCGTCGGCTCGTGAAGACGGAGCCGGACGCGCGCCCCGCCGAGCCCCCCGTCGTGATGGGGCTCCCGCTGCGAGAGGAGCCCTCCGACGAGGCCGCCACGACGGTGAGCCCCATCCCCACCGCGCCGGACAAGACGCCGCGCGACGCCACTCCGCTCCTCGACGAGCCGACCGCGCCCAAGTCATCCCCGGCGCGCACCACCTCCGCTGTCGACGTCGCCATCTCCGCGCGCACGACGTCGAAGGTGGAAGTGCCCACGACGACGCAGCCCGCGAGCAGCGAGGACACGGCGGGCCCCCCCCAGTCGACGACCGCAGTCGCCCAGGACGACAACAGTCCCATCGCCACGAGTGGCCGGGGCGATGTCGACGACGGGGATAAGGCCAACGCAGAGGAGCGCTCGAGCGCTGCCGTCGCCTCCGCCGAGCCATCCGCCTCCAGCGTCCGTTCGCTGCCCGACACAGTGGGCGCGCAACCAGAAGAGGACGCCTCACGCGCCATCGCGCCAACACAGGCCAGCGACGCGGTGTCGGAACTCAAGCCGGACGACGCCTCCGCGAGCCTGCGCACAACTCCCGAAGGAGAGAGCGAACAGCGAAACGACGCGTCGGCCTCACTTCGCGACAGTGGAGACGAGGGCGCTCAGTACAAGGACGACGCTTCGGGCATCCGAGGGAATCTCGACATCGCGAGCCCGCAGCCTGGAGACGAGGCGGCACCGACCGCGTCCACGGGCAAGAGCCCGTCGACTTCCGAAGACGCGCAGCGTGCGCAGGCAGCAGCTTCGCCCGGGGTCAGCGCGCAGCGAGATGACTCCGCGGACCGCATTCAGGGTGAGGACGGTGCGCAAGCCTCCGAACCCACCGCACGGCAAACGCTGGGACATGCAGACGCGCAGCGACAGGATGAAGCCGCGTCCAACGCAGCGAATCAGCGCGGCACGCTGAGCGCCGCGGTCTCCCCGGGCGAGGATGAAGCCCCCTCCCCCACGCCCATCGTTCGCCGTCCGCTCGGGCTCGATGATCCGCCGAGTGAGCGCGCCGGCCTCTCGCCCAGGAGCGGCAACCACCGTTCACGCTCCACGGCCGGTGCACACCGCGACGACGACTCACCGTCGCCCACTCCCATCATTCGCCGTCCGCTCGGGCTCGATGATCCGCCGAGTGAGCACGAGGGTTCGTCTCTCGCGAACGGGCATCGTCGCACGCGCGCGGATGGCTCGCGTCGTGAGGATGACACGCCGTCGCCGACTCCCATTGTCCGCAGACCGCTCGGCCTCGAGGACTCGCAACGGGAACGCGACACTTCGCAGGCCACGAGCAGCAAGCGTCGCGGAACTTCCACTGACGATGCGCAGGGCGAAGAGGATTCGCCGTCCCCTACGCCCATCGTTCGCCGTCCGCCGGGTCTCGAAGCCTCGCAGCGCAAAGACGATGCCGCTACGCGACCCGAGCGCGAGGAAGAAACGCCTCGCAGGACGGCTTCGTCCGGCCGAGTCGAGCGCGAAGAAGACGCGCTCACGGTTCGTCGACCGACGCCCCCTGAACTCGCCGCGCGCAATGAGGAGGACTCCGCCGCGGCGTTGAACGCGCGGAAGTCCGCGCCCATCGAGCGAGACGAGGAGCCCCCCGCCCCCACCCCCATTGTTCGCAGACCGGTGTTGGTGGATCGCGAGGCGGAGTCCCCGACTCCCACGCCCATCGTCCGCCGACCGGCTGCACTGGAGCGTGGCGAGGAGCCGCCCTCTCGCAAACTGAGCCCCTCGGATCGCGACGAGTCCGCGCCTCCGTCGCCCGTCCGTCGTCCGACGCCGCCCGAGCGTCCCGCGGAGCCGCCTCCCTCGCGAACCTCGACCGCCTGGGTCGAGGATCACGAGCTGCCGGCGCCCACGCCCATCGTCCCGATGCGCTCCGTCGTGCCGAGCCGCGTGCAGACGAAGACGGAGCTGCCTCGGACCACCTCGACCGGGGCATTCCCGGCCCTTCCGCCTCGCAGCCCGGATCCCGCGCGCAGCCCCGAGACGGAGCGCCCCGCCCCACCTCGGCTGAACACCGTGTCGGACACCGACCGCCCGCCCATCCGCGGCGGACTGCCCGCCTCCGACACCCCACGCACGGCATCGACGCGCATCCCCGTCCTCTTCGAGTCCGGCAAGGCCCCCGCCCCCATCCGCGGCGGCAGTGTCTCGGACACGGATCGCCCGCCGCCACTCCCTCCGCGCGCCACGGCCCCGCCGCCAGTCCCTCCCCGCCAGCCGCCGCCTCGGCTCTCGCCGGTGGACCTGCCGTCCCGTCCCGCCGCCCCGCCGGTCCTCAAGGCCTCCCTTCGCACCTACACGCCCGCGGACGACGAGCCCGAGGAGATCTCCTCGTCAGACGCCCAGCCGCTGGAGGACGAGGAGATCCACGAGATCGCTCCCGAGTCCGCCCGCGGTCGAGGCGACGAGCCCGAGGAGATCAGCGCCGACGAAGTGTTGGAGGCCGACGCCTCGCACGAGGACGCCGAGCTGGATGACGAAGGGCCTTCGCCCGAGCCACCGCCCTCGGCCCTCAACGCCTGGTTCGCCCAGCTCGCCCACGGCTACTGCCCTCCTGAAGGAACGCGCTTTGCCCGGCACACCCCACCCACGACGTTCCCCGGGCGGGATGACGGCCCGCAAACGCCTCAGGGCGCCTCGGATCCCGGCCCTGAAGGTCCGGTCCGCGGCCGCAACTCGTGA
- a CDS encoding patatin-like phospholipase family protein, with protein sequence MELALVRASLASPGLLDAREEAILRTALSLARLYKVRSEGCDVGVGAQLTPFREDVERRLGPILRGSRPITRDRLVPHVRDLREQSLHARDALVRRMRSRVSAEAIDHEVRHKSLVLVAGGGGGTAFVYLGAMNLLAEHGLAPKLLAGTSMGAILALMRSRMSRFDPTEMINIVRGLSFRKLFRFISTESRYGVPAALRLFLRAGLGRFFGAGPEGSGMRLKDLPVPTLIAVGGIRRGMLPRPLEYYERLLGPSPLGLLNPASVARRLQAAVGAISELFTRPEITLRLHLGADDDTADFDALDAAGFSSALPGVIHYDVLREDPHMHGLLDGLMAQHGVARLIDGGLVDNLPAKAAWRAVAKGRIGTRNAFILALDGFAPRLATPLWIPLQRLAAMTVGPNLPYAHHVKQFTRTLSPLDVVPSVEQASKALHFGRKALSEDMPFLRRMLAPLPPIA encoded by the coding sequence ATGGAGCTGGCACTCGTGCGCGCGTCGCTCGCGAGCCCCGGCCTGCTCGACGCGCGCGAGGAGGCCATCCTGCGCACGGCCCTGTCCCTCGCGCGGCTCTACAAGGTCCGCAGCGAGGGCTGTGACGTCGGCGTCGGCGCGCAGCTCACGCCCTTTCGCGAGGACGTGGAGCGGCGGCTCGGCCCCATCCTGCGAGGCAGCCGCCCCATCACCCGCGACCGGCTCGTGCCGCACGTGAGGGACTTGCGCGAGCAGAGCCTCCACGCCCGCGACGCGCTGGTGCGCCGCATGCGCTCGCGTGTGTCGGCAGAGGCCATCGACCACGAGGTCCGCCACAAGTCGCTCGTGCTCGTCGCGGGCGGAGGCGGTGGCACCGCGTTCGTCTACCTGGGCGCGATGAACCTGCTGGCCGAACACGGCCTCGCGCCCAAGCTGCTCGCCGGGACGTCCATGGGCGCCATCCTCGCGCTGATGCGCTCGCGCATGTCCCGGTTCGACCCCACCGAGATGATCAACATCGTCCGGGGGCTGTCGTTCCGGAAGCTCTTCCGCTTCATCTCCACGGAGAGCCGGTACGGCGTGCCCGCGGCGCTGCGGTTGTTCCTGCGCGCGGGCCTGGGCCGCTTCTTTGGCGCGGGCCCCGAGGGCAGCGGCATGCGCCTCAAGGACCTGCCGGTGCCCACCCTCATCGCCGTGGGAGGAATCCGCCGCGGCATGCTCCCCCGCCCGCTCGAGTACTACGAGCGCCTGCTGGGCCCCAGTCCCCTGGGACTGCTCAACCCCGCGAGCGTCGCGCGCCGCCTCCAGGCCGCGGTCGGCGCCATCTCCGAGCTGTTCACCCGGCCGGAAATCACCCTGCGCCTGCACCTGGGCGCGGACGACGACACCGCCGACTTCGACGCGCTGGACGCCGCGGGCTTCTCGTCCGCGCTGCCCGGCGTCATCCACTACGACGTGCTGCGGGAGGATCCGCACATGCACGGCCTGCTGGATGGCCTGATGGCGCAGCACGGCGTGGCGCGCCTCATCGATGGCGGGCTGGTGGACAACCTGCCCGCCAAGGCCGCGTGGCGCGCGGTGGCGAAGGGGCGCATCGGCACGCGCAACGCGTTCATCCTCGCGCTGGATGGCTTCGCGCCGAGGCTCGCCACGCCCCTGTGGATCCCGCTCCAGCGGCTGGCCGCGATGACGGTGGGCCCCAACCTGCCCTACGCCCACCACGTCAAACAGTTCACGCGCACGCTGTCGCCGCTGGACGTGGTGCCCTCGGTCGAGCAGGCCTCGAAGGCCCTGCACTTCGGGCGCAAGGCCCTCTCCGAGGACATGCCCTTCCTGCGCCGGATGCTCGCCCCGCTGCCGCCCATTGCCTGA
- a CDS encoding MoxR family ATPase, producing the protein MNPSNPTTATRPFASVEDASSRLEQVGYLSSSEIATAAFLADRMDKPILVEGPAGVGKTELAKALATALDRDFIRLQCYEGLDEAKALYEWEYAKQLLYTQLLKDKIGEMTEGARTLAEAADRLATGDAVFFSERFLLPRPILRAQLSERPALLLVDEIDKADPEFEAFLLEVLSDNAVTIPELGTFKARHIPRVVLTSNNARELSDALKRRCLHLHIDFPDRERELRIVRARLPHVPQTLAEQVIEAVAAIRTLDLKKAPSISETLDWAQSLALLNAESLTADVVASTLNLVLKYEGDIEKARANLSQIAQA; encoded by the coding sequence GTGAACCCCTCGAATCCGACGACCGCCACCCGCCCGTTCGCCAGCGTGGAAGACGCCTCCAGCCGGCTGGAGCAGGTGGGATACCTGTCCTCTTCCGAGATCGCCACCGCGGCGTTCCTCGCGGACCGGATGGACAAGCCCATCCTCGTGGAGGGCCCGGCGGGCGTGGGAAAGACGGAGCTGGCCAAGGCCCTGGCCACGGCGCTCGACCGCGATTTCATCCGGCTCCAGTGCTACGAGGGGCTCGACGAGGCCAAGGCTCTCTACGAGTGGGAGTACGCCAAGCAGCTGCTCTACACCCAGCTGTTGAAGGACAAGATTGGCGAGATGACCGAGGGCGCCCGGACGCTCGCCGAGGCGGCGGACCGGCTCGCGACCGGCGACGCGGTGTTCTTCTCCGAGCGCTTCCTCCTGCCGCGCCCCATCCTGCGCGCCCAGCTCTCGGAGCGCCCTGCCCTCTTGCTGGTGGATGAGATCGACAAGGCGGACCCCGAGTTCGAGGCCTTCCTCCTGGAGGTCCTCTCCGACAACGCGGTCACCATCCCCGAGCTGGGCACCTTCAAGGCCCGGCACATCCCCCGCGTGGTGCTGACGTCCAACAACGCCCGGGAGCTGTCAGACGCGCTCAAGCGCCGGTGCCTGCACCTGCACATCGACTTCCCGGACCGCGAGCGCGAGCTGCGCATCGTCCGCGCGCGGCTGCCGCATGTGCCGCAGACGCTCGCCGAGCAGGTCATCGAGGCGGTGGCGGCCATCCGCACCCTGGACCTCAAGAAGGCCCCGTCCATCAGCGAGACGCTCGACTGGGCCCAGAGCCTGGCCCTGCTCAACGCCGAGTCACTGACCGCGGACGTGGTGGCCTCCACGCTGAACCTCGTCCTCAAGTACGAGGGCGACATCGAGAAGGCCCGCGCGAACCTGTCGCAGATCGCCCAGGCGTGA
- a CDS encoding response regulator translates to MERRVLIVESQNDFALSMATVLKSAGYQTAMAATSADAQRELEKRRPDLVVVRAELPDQSGFTLCGQIKKGKWGQNLKVLLLSSDTGVEGLNQHRQTQGAADGYLVIPFEMGELASMSAGIVTPGSEDSDDSLDAALNGSAPRESPPPMPPPLRTNAGGPPRLPKRERRSAITDEDRAFMDRAFQSIADRKAELLAESRQLKRPPPRRELMGTPEGKIQILRDELKGREAQLARLSEIWSVRERELLSVEDRLHEKDVELQGLKMQVDDLLRRFNDAQQAIVQKEREHGATVDDLLLQKFSAEKDLIEVVASKEKDINVLRKEVHNRDDELGRRAAEIDRLNGEYDKLEKHLGVVTLEFEVKEQGLQETGRAQEAEIARLRERGDGFESELGRTISERDQRYAELTGELQAVQEQLRRTEQERDDTVRGLETRSATAEEHAARSDAEIERLNAERAALEQRLTQQVAELEGDLSRTTGERDQLKLDKDAQEAELTQRVEERDSKISSLERELAETITRNENHEADLNSTIQQHLERIGELEGEVEAIKAHLADREAELTGELEALGQAKNELEQDLTGQIQDLQGRLQALQEAKDALEQDLSGQLQELRAAKEAQEADLTGQIQALTEQLESSQQQGEQLQARVASLEDTVAQRDSTIEGLQSDVAGRDARIAELTGNLEATSQTLADTQATLSSTEATLAETRGELEATSQQLAETQSRLGQTEETLSSTRGELEATSQTLAQTQETLSRTEHALAQTQGTLASTEQTLADTQATLSSTEATLAETRGELDATSQTLAQTQEPLSRTEHALAQTQGTLASTEQTLADTQATLSSTEATLAETRGELDATSQTLAQTQGALEQTREQLSATTQQRDALDAELNDTRGALQETNDSLARTTQERNARIAELQALGQAKNELEQELTGQIGQLRAELSETQGNYEAERGAHARLAEETTAQIQALTGERDGLVSELDATSRQLAETQGQLTATRDALAHEQQAHVTSRQQAASAQAALEGQLAEAQTHGEDLAEQLIVTKHELGERVAEVTRLTSSLAQSEDARHDLEERHHALTNESQRREELLQNDLTTKGKELSDTLRKLTQVTQEKMRQGEVLNREVATRTEQLKQLEGKLQAQAADAKKHADAMGQQLAGVSGELDSARKVIAERDGQLQGAAQAQARLVAERDGFAGQLQQAEARSQQQAQQAQAAAGEAKKHADDLAAKLAKAEQRIAQLGQEAQARAAEADTKLKDVQGQLAARVKKIQDLELAVENAQSGKLRVEKELTARVSAAESKSTETAARLATAQKERKDLEARQLKELEEQSAKQKAELERRDAIKAQEVARLQQSVQEKSKALKVAELELARYKSKAPAAAATPAPAAKAAVSKTPAPVADEADSELRTQLNPVVPAAAAPTPAKAPAKPAAKAAAAPAAKKAAPQAPPQPVPLGEDLEEPSDRTVMMQLPTSPAAGEDDWTALVDELDK, encoded by the coding sequence ATGGAGCGTCGGGTCCTCATCGTCGAAAGCCAGAACGACTTCGCCCTCAGCATGGCCACCGTGCTCAAAAGCGCGGGCTACCAGACGGCCATGGCGGCGACGTCCGCGGACGCTCAACGCGAGTTGGAGAAGCGCCGGCCTGATCTGGTCGTCGTTCGCGCGGAGCTGCCGGATCAGTCCGGGTTCACCCTCTGCGGGCAGATCAAGAAAGGCAAGTGGGGCCAGAACCTCAAGGTCCTCCTGCTCTCCTCCGACACGGGTGTGGAGGGGCTGAACCAACACCGTCAGACGCAAGGCGCGGCCGACGGCTACCTCGTCATCCCCTTCGAAATGGGCGAGCTGGCCTCGATGAGCGCCGGCATCGTCACGCCCGGGAGCGAGGACTCGGATGACTCGCTGGACGCGGCGCTCAACGGAAGCGCCCCGCGCGAGTCGCCGCCGCCCATGCCTCCGCCGCTGCGCACCAACGCGGGAGGCCCCCCGCGGCTGCCCAAGCGCGAGCGCCGCAGCGCCATCACCGACGAGGATCGCGCGTTCATGGACCGCGCCTTCCAGTCCATCGCGGACCGCAAGGCGGAGCTGCTGGCCGAGTCGCGCCAGCTCAAGCGCCCGCCCCCGCGCCGCGAGCTGATGGGCACCCCGGAGGGGAAGATCCAGATCCTCCGCGACGAGCTGAAGGGGCGCGAGGCCCAGCTCGCCCGCCTCTCGGAAATCTGGAGCGTGCGCGAGCGCGAGCTCCTGTCCGTCGAGGACCGCCTCCACGAGAAGGACGTGGAGCTGCAGGGCCTCAAGATGCAGGTGGATGATCTGCTGCGCCGCTTCAACGACGCCCAGCAGGCCATCGTCCAGAAGGAGCGCGAGCACGGCGCCACCGTGGATGACCTGCTCCTGCAGAAGTTCTCCGCGGAGAAGGACCTCATCGAGGTCGTCGCCTCCAAGGAGAAGGACATCAACGTCCTTCGCAAGGAGGTCCACAACCGCGACGACGAACTGGGGCGCCGGGCCGCGGAGATCGACCGCCTCAATGGCGAGTACGACAAGCTGGAGAAGCACCTCGGCGTCGTCACGCTCGAGTTCGAGGTCAAGGAGCAGGGGCTCCAGGAGACCGGGCGCGCCCAGGAGGCGGAGATCGCCCGCCTGCGTGAGCGCGGCGATGGGTTCGAGTCCGAGCTGGGTCGCACCATCAGCGAGCGGGATCAGCGCTACGCCGAGCTGACCGGCGAGCTGCAGGCCGTGCAGGAGCAGCTGCGGCGAACCGAGCAGGAGCGCGACGACACGGTGCGCGGCCTGGAGACGCGCTCGGCCACCGCCGAGGAGCACGCCGCTCGCTCCGACGCGGAGATCGAACGCCTCAACGCCGAGCGCGCCGCCCTGGAGCAGCGCCTCACCCAGCAGGTGGCCGAACTCGAAGGCGACCTGTCGCGCACCACGGGCGAGCGCGATCAGCTCAAGCTGGACAAGGACGCGCAGGAGGCGGAACTCACCCAGCGCGTCGAGGAGCGGGACTCGAAGATCTCCTCGCTCGAGCGCGAGCTGGCGGAGACCATCACCCGCAACGAGAACCACGAGGCCGACCTCAACTCGACCATCCAGCAGCACCTGGAGCGCATTGGTGAGCTGGAGGGCGAGGTCGAGGCCATCAAGGCCCACCTCGCGGACCGCGAGGCCGAACTCACGGGCGAGCTGGAAGCGCTCGGCCAGGCGAAGAACGAGCTGGAGCAGGACCTCACCGGGCAGATCCAAGACCTCCAGGGTCGCCTCCAGGCGCTCCAGGAGGCGAAGGACGCGCTGGAGCAGGACCTCAGCGGCCAGCTCCAGGAGCTGCGCGCGGCGAAGGAGGCCCAGGAAGCCGACCTCACCGGCCAGATTCAAGCGCTCACCGAGCAGCTCGAGTCCTCGCAGCAGCAGGGCGAGCAGCTCCAGGCGCGCGTGGCCTCGCTCGAGGACACCGTCGCTCAGCGCGACTCCACCATCGAGGGACTCCAGTCCGACGTCGCCGGACGCGACGCGCGCATCGCCGAGCTGACCGGCAACCTGGAAGCCACCAGCCAGACGCTGGCGGACACCCAGGCCACGCTCTCCAGCACGGAGGCCACCCTCGCCGAGACGCGCGGGGAGCTGGAGGCCACCAGCCAGCAGCTCGCGGAGACGCAGTCGCGCCTGGGCCAGACCGAGGAGACGCTGTCCAGCACCCGCGGCGAGCTGGAGGCCACCAGCCAGACGCTGGCGCAGACCCAGGAGACGCTCTCCCGCACCGAGCACGCCCTCGCACAGACGCAGGGCACGCTCGCCAGCACCGAGCAGACGCTGGCGGACACCCAGGCCACGCTCTCCAGCACGGAGGCCACCCTCGCCGAGACGCGCGGCGAGCTGGACGCCACCAGCCAGACGCTGGCGCAGACCCAGGAGCCGCTCTCCCGCACCGAGCACGCCCTCGCACAGACGCAGGGCACGCTCGCCAGCACCGAGCAGACGCTGGCGGACACCCAGGCCACGCTCTCCAGCACGGAGGCCACCCTCGCCGAGACGCGCGGCGAGCTGGACGCCACCAGCCAGACGCTGGCGCAGACGCAGGGAGCGCTGGAGCAGACCCGCGAACAGCTCTCCGCCACCACCCAGCAGCGCGACGCGCTGGATGCGGAGCTGAACGACACGCGCGGAGCCCTCCAGGAGACGAATGACTCCCTGGCGCGCACCACCCAGGAGCGCAACGCGCGCATCGCCGAGTTGCAGGCGCTCGGTCAGGCGAAGAACGAGCTGGAGCAGGAGCTGACCGGGCAGATCGGCCAGCTGCGCGCCGAGCTGTCGGAGACGCAGGGGAACTACGAGGCCGAGCGGGGCGCACACGCCCGACTGGCCGAAGAGACGACCGCGCAGATCCAGGCCCTCACGGGCGAGCGCGACGGGCTGGTGTCCGAGCTGGACGCCACGTCGCGGCAGCTCGCGGAGACGCAAGGACAGCTCACGGCCACGCGGGACGCCCTGGCCCACGAGCAGCAGGCGCACGTCACCTCCCGCCAGCAGGCGGCCAGCGCCCAGGCCGCGCTCGAAGGCCAGCTCGCCGAGGCGCAGACGCACGGCGAGGACCTGGCCGAGCAGCTCATCGTCACCAAGCACGAGCTGGGTGAGCGCGTCGCCGAGGTGACCCGCCTCACCTCCTCGCTGGCACAGTCCGAGGACGCACGGCACGACCTGGAAGAGCGCCACCACGCGCTCACCAACGAGTCCCAGCGCCGCGAGGAGCTGCTCCAGAACGACCTGACCACCAAGGGCAAGGAGCTGTCCGACACGCTCCGCAAGCTGACCCAGGTCACCCAGGAGAAGATGCGGCAGGGCGAGGTGCTCAACCGCGAGGTGGCCACCCGCACCGAGCAGCTCAAGCAGCTCGAAGGAAAGCTCCAGGCCCAGGCCGCCGATGCGAAGAAGCACGCGGATGCCATGGGCCAGCAGCTCGCCGGCGTCTCGGGCGAGCTGGACAGCGCGCGCAAGGTCATCGCCGAGCGCGACGGGCAGCTCCAGGGCGCGGCCCAGGCCCAGGCGCGGCTGGTCGCGGAGCGCGATGGCTTCGCGGGACAGCTCCAGCAAGCCGAAGCGCGCAGCCAGCAGCAGGCCCAGCAGGCCCAGGCCGCCGCTGGCGAGGCCAAGAAGCACGCGGATGACCTCGCCGCGAAGCTGGCCAAGGCGGAGCAGCGCATCGCGCAGCTCGGCCAGGAGGCCCAGGCTCGCGCCGCCGAGGCCGACACCAAGCTCAAGGACGTCCAGGGCCAGCTCGCGGCCCGCGTGAAGAAGATCCAGGACCTGGAGCTGGCCGTCGAGAACGCGCAGAGCGGCAAGCTCCGCGTCGAGAAGGAACTCACCGCCCGCGTCTCGGCCGCCGAGAGCAAGTCCACGGAGACCGCCGCGCGGCTCGCCACGGCCCAGAAGGAGCGCAAGGACCTGGAGGCCCGCCAGCTCAAGGAGCTGGAGGAGCAGTCCGCCAAGCAGAAGGCGGAGCTCGAGCGCCGCGACGCCATCAAGGCGCAGGAGGTCGCGCGCCTGCAGCAGTCCGTGCAGGAGAAGAGCAAGGCGCTCAAGGTCGCCGAGCTGGAGCTGGCTCGCTACAAGAGCAAGGCCCCCGCGGCGGCCGCCACGCCCGCCCCGGCCGCCAAGGCCGCCGTGAGCAAGACGCCCGCGCCGGTCGCGGACGAGGCGGATTCCGAGCTGCGCACCCAGCTCAACCCCGTGGTCCCCGCCGCGGCGGCTCCCACGCCGGCCAAGGCACCCGCGAAGCCCGCCGCCAAGGCCGCGGCGGCTCCGGCGGCGAAGAAGGCCGCGCCTCAGGCACCGCCGCAGCCCGTGCCGCTCGGCGAGGACCTGGAGGAGCCTTCGGATCGCACCGTCATGATGCAGCTGCCCACCAGCCCCGCCGCTGGCGAGGATGACTGGACCGCCCTGGTGGACGAGCTGGACAAGTAG